In Streptomyces capitiformicae, one genomic interval encodes:
- a CDS encoding alpha/beta fold hydrolase, which yields MPLVSVNGVKLHYTCHGSGEPVVLVSGAGASGNSWLLHQVPFLVEEGYRAYVYDSRGIPPSDECPEGFEVDDLVADLAALIEELGLGPARLVGTSMGAYVVQELALARPDLVRQAVLLAGRARSDVLRARLALADVELGDSGPVLPPSYRAVVRALQMLSPRTMEDETAIQDWLALFAMEPAPGPGTLAQLALQPMPDRRAAYADITVPCHVISFAHDLIAPPRYGHELADSIPNAGFDVVDDAGHFGYLERPDAVNKIISKCFADGDTRLATSTLHMRRGT from the coding sequence ATGCCTCTCGTATCCGTCAACGGAGTCAAGCTGCACTACACGTGCCATGGTTCGGGAGAGCCGGTGGTGCTCGTCAGCGGGGCGGGCGCCTCGGGGAACTCATGGCTGCTGCACCAGGTGCCCTTCCTCGTCGAGGAGGGGTACCGGGCGTACGTCTACGACTCCCGGGGCATCCCGCCGAGCGACGAGTGCCCGGAGGGGTTCGAGGTCGACGACCTGGTCGCCGACCTGGCCGCCCTGATCGAGGAACTCGGCCTGGGGCCGGCGCGGCTGGTGGGCACGTCGATGGGCGCGTACGTCGTCCAGGAACTCGCCCTCGCCAGGCCCGATCTGGTCCGGCAGGCGGTGCTGCTGGCCGGCCGGGCGCGCTCGGACGTACTGCGGGCCCGACTGGCGCTCGCCGATGTCGAACTGGGCGACTCGGGCCCGGTCCTGCCTCCGTCGTACCGGGCGGTGGTGCGTGCCCTGCAGATGCTGTCTCCCCGCACGATGGAGGACGAGACGGCGATCCAGGACTGGCTCGCGCTCTTCGCCATGGAACCGGCTCCGGGCCCGGGCACCCTGGCCCAACTGGCGCTCCAGCCCATGCCGGACCGGCGGGCGGCCTACGCGGACATCACGGTGCCCTGCCATGTGATCTCGTTCGCGCACGACCTGATCGCCCCGCCGCGCTACGGCCACGAACTCGCCGACAGCATCCCGAACGCCGGGTTCGACGTCGTCGACGACGCCGGGCACTTCGGGTACCTGGAGCGGCCGGACGCCGTCAACAAGATCATTTCGAAGTGCTTCGCCGACGGGGACACCCGCCTCGCGACGAGCACCCTGCACATGAGGAGAGGAACATGA
- the ccrA gene encoding crotonyl-CoA carboxylase/reductase, with protein MSQLSEAVLNGSSAEEIAAAEVPEDYLALHLRVEDVDMFDGVDDKDVRKSLRVGNVPMPELAPDEVLVAVMASSINYNTVWSAMFEPIPTFRFLKQNARQGGWAERHDQPYHVVGSDCSGVVVRTGVGVRRWKPGDHVVVHPAHVDEQEPATHGDGMLGGEQRAWGFETNFGALAEYGVVRANQLLPKPAHLTWEEAAVNPLCAGTAYRMLVSDRGARMKQGDIVLIWGASGGLGSYAVQFVKNGGGVPVAVVSNERKAAAVRALGAEIVINRSELGITDETGDDPQRVIEVGRRLSKLIVERAGREPDIVFEHTGRATFGISVIVARRGGTVVTCGSSSGYQHTFDNRYLWMKLKKIIGSHGANHQEQQATHQLFENGHIVPAVSAVYPLAEAAEACRLLQTNQQVGKIAVLCMAPGPGLGVTDPELRERIGEDRLNPLRGLTAGPQ; from the coding sequence ATGAGCCAGCTGTCCGAAGCCGTACTGAACGGCTCCTCCGCCGAGGAGATCGCCGCGGCAGAGGTGCCCGAGGACTATCTGGCCCTGCATCTGCGGGTCGAGGATGTCGACATGTTCGACGGCGTCGACGACAAGGACGTCCGAAAGTCGCTGCGGGTCGGCAACGTGCCCATGCCGGAACTCGCGCCGGACGAGGTCCTCGTCGCGGTGATGGCCAGCTCCATCAACTACAACACCGTGTGGTCGGCCATGTTCGAGCCGATCCCGACCTTCCGTTTCCTCAAGCAGAACGCGCGGCAGGGCGGTTGGGCCGAGCGCCACGACCAGCCGTACCACGTGGTGGGTTCGGACTGCTCGGGCGTCGTCGTGCGCACGGGCGTCGGCGTACGCCGCTGGAAGCCGGGCGACCATGTCGTGGTCCACCCCGCCCATGTGGACGAGCAGGAGCCCGCCACGCACGGGGACGGGATGCTCGGCGGTGAGCAGCGGGCCTGGGGCTTCGAGACGAACTTCGGGGCGCTCGCCGAGTACGGGGTCGTACGGGCCAACCAGCTGCTGCCCAAGCCCGCACATCTGACGTGGGAGGAGGCCGCGGTCAATCCGCTGTGCGCCGGAACGGCCTACCGGATGCTCGTCAGCGACCGCGGCGCCCGGATGAAGCAGGGCGATATCGTGCTGATCTGGGGCGCGTCCGGCGGTCTTGGCTCCTACGCCGTCCAGTTCGTCAAGAACGGCGGCGGTGTGCCCGTGGCCGTCGTCAGCAACGAGCGCAAGGCCGCCGCGGTACGCGCGCTCGGCGCCGAAATCGTGATCAACCGGTCCGAGCTGGGGATCACCGACGAGACGGGCGACGATCCGCAGCGGGTGATCGAGGTGGGCCGCAGGCTCAGCAAGCTCATCGTCGAGCGGGCCGGCCGCGAGCCCGACATCGTGTTCGAGCACACGGGCCGGGCCACCTTCGGCATCTCCGTGATCGTGGCGCGGCGGGGCGGCACCGTGGTGACCTGTGGCTCGAGTTCCGGGTACCAGCACACCTTCGACAACCGCTACCTGTGGATGAAACTCAAGAAGATCATCGGCAGCCACGGCGCCAACCACCAGGAGCAGCAGGCCACCCACCAGCTGTTCGAGAACGGGCACATCGTGCCGGCCGTGTCGGCGGTCTACCCGCTGGCCGAGGCCGCCGAGGCCTGCCGCCTCCTGCAGACCAACCAGCAGGTGGGCAAGATCGCGGTGCTCTGCATGGCACCGGGCCCCGGCCTCGGAGTGACCGATCCCGAACTGCGCGAGCGCATCGGTGAGGACCGGCTCAATCCGCTGCGAGGGCTCACCGCCGGTCCGCAGTGA
- a CDS encoding acyl-CoA dehydrogenase family protein, whose product MRNSSASSSTPSARTSEPGPSLSNELYLGLLRWDLLVPFPHQDDDDRRTGDEAVADFTRFLREKVDPTEVDASRELPKDVIEELRTRGCLRLMAAQEDGGRGLSAFNAFRLIETAASWSLPVANMMGIGNGFGAGAYLNMLDDGPLRETIRAHVAAGNFSGRADTEPAGAGNRRQTTTATPVDGGSAYILNGEKVFIGNGAVADLLDVTATVVDDDGVARGASFFVDATTPGLEVVERQDFMGMNGAPIANLKLTDVKVPGSRMLSGTELDRLAREMKEFIYLARTLSVVPPSLAIARLCLQWSRRFTNRRTIDGRPLGSLPEVQRIIALSVADTYAIESLVRWTMLGRGADLLHEHAALKNVASVTCWRILERTMGLLGGEGYETAASKARRGIEPLPLERFHRDARGLRISGGVDYLVDFLAGQIRLTDCYYDGNYHRTPAGDGADATERVVKALTGPCAEHARYVTEQAARLASTCRELTERHQDRTELFGRQHTVLTLNRVANELLTMGAVLARAATDAVDGSSGARELAHVYCASARRRLAGLWTELDEGCAGDYADVTADWLGGLRYEALLGDTLTTVPRAGHGSRGDQGDAE is encoded by the coding sequence GTGAGGAACTCCTCGGCATCATCCTCGACACCGTCCGCCCGCACCTCGGAGCCGGGACCGAGCCTGTCCAATGAGCTCTACCTCGGCCTGCTGCGCTGGGATCTGCTCGTCCCCTTCCCGCACCAGGACGACGACGACCGGCGCACGGGCGACGAGGCCGTGGCGGACTTCACCCGGTTCCTGCGCGAGAAGGTCGACCCCACCGAGGTGGACGCCTCCCGCGAGCTGCCCAAGGACGTGATCGAGGAGCTGCGCACCCGGGGCTGTCTGCGGCTGATGGCCGCTCAGGAGGACGGCGGCCGGGGGCTGTCCGCGTTCAACGCCTTCCGGCTGATCGAGACCGCGGCGAGCTGGTCGCTGCCCGTCGCGAACATGATGGGCATCGGCAACGGCTTCGGGGCGGGCGCCTATCTGAACATGCTCGACGACGGTCCCCTGCGCGAGACGATCCGCGCCCACGTCGCGGCGGGCAACTTCTCCGGCAGGGCCGACACCGAGCCCGCCGGAGCGGGCAACCGCCGCCAGACGACCACCGCGACCCCGGTGGACGGCGGCAGCGCGTACATCCTGAACGGCGAGAAGGTGTTCATCGGCAACGGCGCGGTCGCCGACCTCCTCGACGTCACCGCCACCGTGGTCGACGACGACGGTGTGGCGCGCGGCGCGTCGTTCTTCGTCGACGCCACGACGCCCGGACTCGAGGTCGTCGAACGCCAGGACTTCATGGGCATGAACGGCGCCCCCATCGCCAACCTGAAGCTGACCGACGTCAAGGTGCCCGGCTCGCGCATGCTCAGCGGCACGGAACTCGACCGTCTCGCCCGGGAGATGAAGGAGTTCATCTATCTGGCCCGCACCCTGAGCGTCGTCCCGCCGTCCCTGGCCATCGCCCGCCTCTGTCTTCAGTGGTCACGGCGGTTCACCAACCGCAGGACCATCGACGGCCGCCCACTGGGCTCCCTCCCGGAGGTCCAGCGCATCATCGCCCTCTCCGTGGCAGACACGTACGCCATCGAGAGCCTGGTTCGCTGGACCATGCTGGGCCGTGGAGCGGACCTCCTGCACGAGCACGCGGCGCTGAAGAACGTGGCCTCCGTGACCTGCTGGCGGATCCTCGAACGCACGATGGGGTTGCTCGGCGGAGAGGGATACGAGACCGCGGCCAGCAAGGCCCGCCGCGGCATCGAGCCGCTCCCCCTGGAGCGCTTCCACCGGGACGCCCGAGGGCTGCGCATCTCCGGCGGCGTCGACTACCTGGTGGACTTCCTGGCCGGACAGATCCGCCTCACCGACTGCTACTACGACGGGAACTACCACCGGACACCGGCCGGGGACGGCGCCGACGCCACCGAGCGCGTCGTGAAGGCGCTCACCGGCCCCTGCGCCGAGCACGCCCGGTACGTCACCGAGCAGGCGGCCCGGCTGGCCTCGACCTGCCGGGAACTGACCGAACGCCACCAGGACCGTACGGAGCTGTTCGGGCGCCAGCACACGGTACTGACCCTGAACCGGGTGGCCAACGAACTGCTCACCATGGGCGCCGTCCTCGCCCGCGCGGCCACCGACGCCGTCGACGGGTCGTCCGGCGCGCGGGAGCTGGCCCACGTGTACTGCGCCTCGGCACGGCGGCGGCTGGCCGGGCTCTGGACGGAGCTCGACGAGGGATGCGCCGGCGACTACGCGGACGTCACCGCCGACTGGCTGGGAGGCCTGCGGTACGAGGCGCTGCTCGGGGACACCCTCACCACCGTTCCGCGGGCCGGGCACGGGTCTCGCGGCGACCAAGGAGACGCCGAATGA
- a CDS encoding non-ribosomal peptide synthetase — MTDPRPYGPGAVALPADRPRPATRSSERHRLAFELPPTDTGALETLAHASGNCLHAALLAGFEAELARWSGQSDFVLHVSPADGGPALASAPGTSPEPLLPLSAHVPPTASFRSLLSAISPHAILARGAAAPEAAAPQGPAQVTFTRNEPARPSGDGSSAAHVDTVGQDLALDYTRRGDGGLAFRVHYSVDLFERSTVEALTRRYSLLLRSASARPDVPLHRLPVQEERDEAEVAGRGVGAAPTRTPGYVLDRFAKAVEERPDAVAVVEGKTVLSFAELDLRARSVARRLATRGAGAETVVAVCLPRSADLLATILGILRTGAAYLPLDPAYPADRLAYMVGDSGTKLLVTRGDLLPGEVCGGDVDIIRLHPDAYECAYDTTDEHERAEPGAPAHPDNCAYVIYTSGSTGRPKGVQVSHRSLAALLAGLEESGAIRVGAGRVGWNASPSFDASVQQWIRICRGDTLVLFDDTVRLDPKGLARALAEERLTDFDITPSHLEYVLPHLGPLLGDDSGLRLWVGGETLSPTLQRRIGSLAGRLDAVNVYGTTETTVDTTAAFIRGDEVPHLGSTLPGQTIRVLDDWLRHVPVGSTGEIYISGPQVARGYLGRPGLTAANFLPDPWAGDGSRMYRTGDRARWTSDGRLEFHGRADLQVKIRGYRVELGEIEAVLAEHPEVLECAVVRRRRGDGSLLDAYLRMTAAGTARQVRERAERLLPQWMRPASYTLLSAMPRTAGGKLDRAALAEGRVPSAP; from the coding sequence ATGACCGACCCACGACCATACGGCCCCGGCGCCGTGGCCCTGCCCGCCGACCGGCCGCGCCCGGCGACCCGCTCCTCCGAGCGGCACCGGCTGGCGTTCGAGCTCCCGCCCACGGACACCGGCGCCCTCGAAACGCTGGCTCACGCGTCCGGGAACTGCCTCCACGCCGCCCTCCTGGCGGGCTTCGAAGCAGAACTGGCCCGGTGGTCGGGCCAGTCGGACTTCGTTCTCCATGTGTCCCCGGCGGACGGCGGGCCCGCCCTCGCGTCGGCCCCCGGCACCTCCCCGGAGCCCCTGCTGCCCCTGAGCGCCCATGTGCCGCCCACCGCGTCCTTCAGGAGCCTGCTGAGCGCGATCTCGCCGCACGCCATCCTCGCCCGGGGCGCGGCGGCGCCCGAGGCCGCCGCACCCCAGGGCCCGGCACAGGTGACCTTCACCCGGAACGAGCCCGCACGGCCGAGCGGTGACGGCTCGTCGGCGGCACACGTCGACACCGTCGGCCAGGACCTCGCCCTCGACTACACGCGACGGGGCGACGGCGGCCTCGCCTTCCGTGTGCACTACTCCGTCGACCTCTTCGAGCGGTCGACCGTCGAGGCACTGACCCGGCGCTACTCCCTGCTCCTGCGCTCCGCGTCGGCGCGGCCCGACGTCCCACTGCACCGGCTTCCCGTGCAGGAGGAGCGGGACGAGGCGGAGGTGGCCGGTCGAGGCGTGGGAGCAGCCCCGACGCGGACTCCGGGATACGTCCTGGACCGCTTCGCCAAGGCGGTCGAGGAACGGCCCGACGCGGTGGCGGTCGTCGAAGGGAAGACCGTCCTGTCCTTCGCGGAACTCGACCTCCGCGCACGGTCCGTCGCCCGGCGGCTCGCCACGCGCGGAGCGGGGGCCGAGACGGTGGTCGCCGTCTGCCTGCCCCGCTCGGCGGACCTCCTCGCGACGATCCTCGGCATCCTGCGCACCGGCGCGGCCTACCTCCCCCTGGATCCGGCCTACCCGGCGGACCGGCTGGCGTACATGGTCGGCGACAGTGGCACGAAGCTGCTGGTGACCAGGGGTGACCTCCTCCCCGGCGAGGTCTGCGGCGGGGACGTCGACATCATCCGGCTGCACCCGGACGCGTACGAGTGCGCGTACGACACCACGGACGAACACGAGCGGGCTGAACCCGGCGCCCCCGCCCACCCGGACAACTGCGCCTACGTCATCTACACCTCCGGGTCCACGGGCCGCCCCAAGGGTGTGCAGGTCAGCCATCGGTCCCTGGCCGCGCTGCTGGCCGGGCTGGAGGAGTCGGGCGCGATCCGCGTGGGAGCCGGACGCGTGGGCTGGAACGCGAGCCCCTCCTTCGACGCCTCGGTGCAGCAGTGGATCCGGATCTGCCGGGGCGACACCCTCGTGCTGTTCGACGACACCGTACGGCTCGACCCGAAGGGCCTCGCCCGGGCGCTGGCCGAGGAGCGGCTGACGGACTTCGACATCACGCCATCCCACCTGGAGTACGTCCTCCCGCACCTCGGTCCCCTGCTCGGCGACGACAGCGGGCTGCGGCTGTGGGTGGGCGGCGAGACCCTCTCGCCCACGCTGCAACGGCGTATCGGCTCGCTGGCGGGCCGGCTCGACGCCGTGAACGTGTACGGGACCACGGAGACGACCGTCGACACCACCGCGGCGTTCATCCGGGGCGACGAGGTCCCGCACCTCGGCAGCACGCTCCCCGGCCAGACGATCCGGGTGCTGGACGACTGGCTCCGGCATGTCCCGGTCGGGTCCACCGGGGAGATCTACATCAGCGGCCCGCAGGTCGCCCGGGGCTATCTCGGCCGGCCGGGCCTCACCGCGGCGAACTTCCTGCCCGACCCGTGGGCCGGCGACGGCTCGCGCATGTACCGCACCGGTGACCGGGCGCGCTGGACGTCCGACGGCCGCCTGGAGTTCCACGGCCGCGCGGACCTCCAGGTGAAGATCCGCGGCTACCGGGTGGAGCTGGGCGAGATCGAAGCGGTACTGGCCGAGCATCCCGAGGTCCTGGAGTGCGCGGTGGTCCGGCGCCGCCGGGGCGACGGTTCCCTCCTCGACGCCTATCTGCGGATGACGGCCGCCGGGACGGCCCGGCAGGTCCGCGAGCGGGCCGAGCGACTGCTGCCGCAGTGGATGCGCCCCGCGAGCTACACCCTGCTCTCCGCCATGCCACGCACGGCGGGAGGAAAGCTCGACCGTGCGGCCCTGGCCGAGGGCCGGGTGCCTTCGGCGCCCTGA
- a CDS encoding MbtH family protein, producing MTGNPFDEDSGDWQVVLNNQGRYALWRACLRLPAGWRIVFSATDRETALDHIELCSTGRGAARQQAGTAW from the coding sequence GTGACCGGAAACCCCTTCGACGAGGATTCCGGCGACTGGCAGGTCGTCCTCAACAACCAGGGCCGGTACGCCCTTTGGCGAGCCTGCCTGAGGCTCCCGGCCGGCTGGCGGATCGTCTTCTCCGCCACCGACCGGGAAACGGCGCTGGACCACATAGAGCTGTGCTCCACCGGCCGCGGAGCTGCCCGGCAGCAGGCGGGGACCGCCTGGTAA
- a CDS encoding LysR family transcriptional regulator, giving the protein MSNRPEFSLTQLLYFVTIAETENISEAATQLHASQSAVSSAMQRLERQLGVQLLLRQRTKGVVLTPSGRLLLDDARKILRQARELKDYSSRLQGTTAGHLDVGSCWTITPFLIPRTLAALALSRPGLKVSVHDTHTPNDLLRDGVCELVVTYGFATTEETRFTEVVTPPLYAVVGERHPLATATYATLDEFADQPLLMFNLSGTNVHYNYVQGVFRKSKAPMPPVIQVTGLESMRSLVSAGVGFMLTHHPHPTETLGGGRVALVEIVGDRPHLAIGVKTLAETRLSRRALAFVESLRAVAEQVYAPIPASPVR; this is encoded by the coding sequence GTGAGTAATCGGCCCGAATTCAGCCTCACACAGCTGCTCTACTTCGTCACCATCGCCGAGACGGAGAACATCTCCGAAGCGGCGACCCAGCTGCACGCGTCCCAGTCGGCGGTGTCCTCCGCCATGCAGCGGCTGGAACGCCAACTCGGCGTCCAACTGCTGTTGCGCCAGCGCACCAAGGGGGTCGTCCTCACTCCGAGCGGGCGGCTGCTCCTCGACGACGCGCGCAAGATCCTCCGGCAGGCACGGGAGTTGAAGGACTACAGCAGCCGGCTCCAGGGAACGACGGCGGGCCATCTCGACGTCGGGTCGTGCTGGACGATCACCCCTTTCCTGATCCCGCGGACCCTGGCCGCGCTCGCCCTGTCGCGCCCCGGTCTGAAGGTGAGCGTCCATGACACCCATACCCCGAACGACCTGCTGCGCGACGGCGTCTGCGAACTCGTCGTGACCTACGGTTTCGCCACCACGGAGGAGACCAGGTTCACGGAAGTGGTCACACCGCCCCTGTACGCCGTCGTCGGCGAGAGGCACCCTCTGGCCACCGCGACCTACGCCACCCTGGACGAGTTCGCGGACCAACCGCTCCTGATGTTCAACCTGAGCGGCACGAATGTGCACTACAACTACGTCCAGGGTGTCTTCCGGAAGAGCAAGGCACCCATGCCCCCGGTGATCCAGGTGACGGGCCTGGAGTCGATGCGCAGTCTGGTCAGCGCCGGAGTGGGGTTCATGCTCACCCATCACCCTCATCCGACCGAGACCCTGGGCGGCGGACGGGTCGCCCTGGTGGAGATCGTCGGAGACCGTCCTCATCTCGCGATCGGCGTGAAGACCCTGGCGGAGACCCGGCTGAGCCGACGGGCGCTCGCCTTCGTGGAATCCCTTCGCGCGGTGGCCGAGCAGGTGTACGCACCGATCCCAGCCTCCCCGGTTCGCTGA